In Arvicanthis niloticus isolate mArvNil1 chromosome 4, mArvNil1.pat.X, whole genome shotgun sequence, a single window of DNA contains:
- the Jade1 gene encoding protein Jade-1 isoform X2 has protein sequence MKRGRLPSSSEDSDDNGSLSTTWSQHSRSQHGRSTCSRPEDRKPSEVFRTDLITAMKLHDSYQLNPDEYYVLADPWRQEWEKGVQVPVSPGTIPQPVARVVSEEKSLMFIRPKKYIASSGSEPPALGYVDIRTLADSVCRYDLNDMDAAWLELTNEEFKEMGMPELDECTMERVLEEFEQRCYDNMNHAIETEEGLGIEYDEDVVCDVCQSPDGEDGNEMVFCDKCNICVHQACYGILKVPEGSWLCRTCALGVQPKCLLCPKKGGAMKPTRSGTKWVHVSCALWIPEVSIGSPEKMEPITKVSHIPSSRWALVCSLCNEKFGASIQCSVKNCRTAFHVTCAFDRGLEMKTILAENDEVKFKSYCPKHSSHRKPEENLGEGAAQENGAAESSPQSPLESFASLEKNQEEAHRVSVRKQKLQQLEDEFYTFVNLLDVARALRLPEEVVDFLYQYWKLKRKINFNKPLITPKKDEEDNLAKREQDVLFRRLQLFTHLRQDLERVRNLTYMVTRREKIKRSVCKVQEQIFTHYTKLLEQEKVSGVPSSCSSLENMLLFNSPSVGPNAPKIEDLKWHSAFFRKQMGTSLVHSLKKSHKRDALQNSSGTEGKTPLKQPGLCGRREGLGVPESLMSFEKTFAEARLISSAQQRNGVVTPDHGKRRDNRFHCDLIKGDLKDKSFKQNHKPLRSTDTSQRHLDNTRAATSPGVGQSAPGTRKESVPKCNGSLVKVPTTPASPVKSWGGFRIPKKGERQQQGEAHDGACHQHSDCSHLGISRVPAKEKAKSRLRTDSENDGYAPDGEMSDSESEASEKKCIHASSTISRRTDIIRRSILAS, from the exons gtGTTTAGGACCGACCTGATCACTGCCATGAAGTTGCACGACTCCTACCAGCTGAACCCGGATGAGTACTATGTGCTGGCCGATCCCTGGAGACAGGAATGGGAGAAAGGGGTCCAGGTGCCTGTGAGCCCAGGGACCATCCCACAGCCTGTGGCTAG GGTTGTGTCTGAAGAGAAATCACTCATGTTCATCAGGCCTAAGAAGTACATTGCATCATCAGGCTCTGAGCCCCCAGCGTTGGGTTACGTTGATATCCGGACGCTGGCAGACAGCGTCTGTCGGTATGACCTCAATGATATGGATGCTGCATGGCTGGAACTAACCAATGAAGAATTTAAGGAGATGG GAATGCCTGAGCTGGATGAGTGCACCATGGAAAGGGTCTTGGAGGAATTTGAACAGCGATGCTATGACAACATGAATCATGCCATAGAGACAGAAGAGGGCTTGGGGATTGAATACGATGAAGACGTTGTCTGTGATGTCTGCCAGTCACCTGACGGCGAGGACGGCAACGAGATGGTATTCTGTGACAAGTGTAACATCTGTGTGCACCAG GCTTGCTATGGAATCCTCAAGGTGCCAGAGGGCAGTTGGCTGTGCCGTACATGTGCCCTGGGAGTTCAGCCAAAATGTTTGCTATGTCCCAAGAAAGGCGGAGCTATGAAGCCTACCCGCAGCGGAACCAAGTGGGTCCACGTCAGCTGTGCCCTGTGGATCCCTGAG GTAAGCATTGGCAGCCCTGAGAAGATGGAGCCCATCACAAAGGTGTCTCACATTCCCAGCAGTCGGTGGGCGCTTGTGTGCAGTCTCTGCAATGAGAAATTCGGGGCCTCCATACAG TGCTCTGTGAAGAACTGCCGGACAGCCTTCCATGTGACTTGTGCTTTTGACCGAGGCCTGGAGATGAAGACCATATTGGCAGAGAATGATGAAGTCAAATTCAAGTCCTACTGCCCAAAGCACAGCTCACATAGGAAACCTGAGGAGAACCTGGGTGAAGGAGCAGCCCAGGAGAATGGGGCCGCAGAGAGTTccccccagagccctctggaGTCCTTTGCTAGTCTAGAGAAGAATCAAGAGGAGGCTCACCGGGTGAGCGTTCGCAAGCAGAAGCTACAGCAGCTGGAGGATGAGTTCTACACCTTTGTCAACCTGCTGGATGTGGCCAGGGCCCTGCGACTGCCGGAGGAAGTGGTGGATTTCTTGTACCAGTACTGGAAGTTGAAGAGGAAGATCAACTTCAACAAGCCCCTCATCACCCCAAAGAAAGACGAAGAGGACAATCTAGCCAAGCGGGAGCAGGATGTCTTGTTTAGGAGGCTGCAGCTGTTCACGCACCTGCGGCAGGACCTGGAGAGG GTTCGGAACCTCACTTACATGGTGACCCGCAGGGAAAAGATTAAACGGTCTGTGTGCAAAGTCCAGGAACAGATTTTCACTCATTACACTAAGCTCTTGGAGCAAGAAAAAGTTTCAG GTGtgccttcttcctgctcctcactGGAGAACATGCTTTTGTTCAACAGTCCTTCTGTGGGCCCCAATGCTCCCAAGATAGAGGACTTGAAGTGGCATTCTGCATTCTTCAGGAAACAAATGGGTACTTCCTTGGTTCATTCACTGAAAAAGTCCCATAAGCGAGATGCATTGCAGAACAGTTCTGGGACTGAGGGCAAGACCCCGCTaaagcagccagggctctgtggtagaagggaggggctgggggtccCAGAAAGCTTAATGAGCTTTGAAAAGACTTTTGCAGAAGCACGTCTCATATCATCAGCACAACAGAGAAATGGTGTGGTGACTCCAGACCATGGGAAAAGAAGAGACAATCGTTTTCATTGTGATCTCATTAAAGGAGACTTAAAGGACAAATCTTTTAAACAGAATCACAAGCCTCTCAGGTCCACAGACACATcccagaggcatctggacaaCACAAGAGCTGCCACCTCCCCTGGAGTAGGGCAGTCAGCACCTGGCACCAGGAAGGAGAGTGTGCCCAAGTGCAATGGCTCCCTAGTCAAAGTGCCTACAACACCTGCCAGCCCAGTGAAAAGCTGGGGAGGATTCCGGATTCCAAAGAAGGGGGAGCGGCAACAGCAAGGAGAAGCCCATGATGGGGCCTGCCACCAGCACTCAGACTGCTCCCATCTGGGTATAAGCCGAGTTCCAGCCAAGGAGAAGGCGAAGAGCAGGTTAAGAACTGACAGTGAGAACGATGGGTACGCCCCTGATGGGGAAATGAGTGACTCAGAGAGCGAGGCATCGGAGAAGAAATGTATCCATGCCAGCAGCACCATCAGCAGGAGGACAGACATCATCAGGAGAAGCATCTTGGCCTCTTGA
- the Jade1 gene encoding protein Jade-1 isoform X1: MASCDRGCLLSPGEIMKRGRLPSSSEDSDDNGSLSTTWSQHSRSQHGRSTCSRPEDRKPSEVFRTDLITAMKLHDSYQLNPDEYYVLADPWRQEWEKGVQVPVSPGTIPQPVARVVSEEKSLMFIRPKKYIASSGSEPPALGYVDIRTLADSVCRYDLNDMDAAWLELTNEEFKEMGMPELDECTMERVLEEFEQRCYDNMNHAIETEEGLGIEYDEDVVCDVCQSPDGEDGNEMVFCDKCNICVHQACYGILKVPEGSWLCRTCALGVQPKCLLCPKKGGAMKPTRSGTKWVHVSCALWIPEVSIGSPEKMEPITKVSHIPSSRWALVCSLCNEKFGASIQCSVKNCRTAFHVTCAFDRGLEMKTILAENDEVKFKSYCPKHSSHRKPEENLGEGAAQENGAAESSPQSPLESFASLEKNQEEAHRVSVRKQKLQQLEDEFYTFVNLLDVARALRLPEEVVDFLYQYWKLKRKINFNKPLITPKKDEEDNLAKREQDVLFRRLQLFTHLRQDLERVRNLTYMVTRREKIKRSVCKVQEQIFTHYTKLLEQEKVSGVPSSCSSLENMLLFNSPSVGPNAPKIEDLKWHSAFFRKQMGTSLVHSLKKSHKRDALQNSSGTEGKTPLKQPGLCGRREGLGVPESLMSFEKTFAEARLISSAQQRNGVVTPDHGKRRDNRFHCDLIKGDLKDKSFKQNHKPLRSTDTSQRHLDNTRAATSPGVGQSAPGTRKESVPKCNGSLVKVPTTPASPVKSWGGFRIPKKGERQQQGEAHDGACHQHSDCSHLGISRVPAKEKAKSRLRTDSENDGYAPDGEMSDSESEASEKKCIHASSTISRRTDIIRRSILAS, encoded by the exons gtGTTTAGGACCGACCTGATCACTGCCATGAAGTTGCACGACTCCTACCAGCTGAACCCGGATGAGTACTATGTGCTGGCCGATCCCTGGAGACAGGAATGGGAGAAAGGGGTCCAGGTGCCTGTGAGCCCAGGGACCATCCCACAGCCTGTGGCTAG GGTTGTGTCTGAAGAGAAATCACTCATGTTCATCAGGCCTAAGAAGTACATTGCATCATCAGGCTCTGAGCCCCCAGCGTTGGGTTACGTTGATATCCGGACGCTGGCAGACAGCGTCTGTCGGTATGACCTCAATGATATGGATGCTGCATGGCTGGAACTAACCAATGAAGAATTTAAGGAGATGG GAATGCCTGAGCTGGATGAGTGCACCATGGAAAGGGTCTTGGAGGAATTTGAACAGCGATGCTATGACAACATGAATCATGCCATAGAGACAGAAGAGGGCTTGGGGATTGAATACGATGAAGACGTTGTCTGTGATGTCTGCCAGTCACCTGACGGCGAGGACGGCAACGAGATGGTATTCTGTGACAAGTGTAACATCTGTGTGCACCAG GCTTGCTATGGAATCCTCAAGGTGCCAGAGGGCAGTTGGCTGTGCCGTACATGTGCCCTGGGAGTTCAGCCAAAATGTTTGCTATGTCCCAAGAAAGGCGGAGCTATGAAGCCTACCCGCAGCGGAACCAAGTGGGTCCACGTCAGCTGTGCCCTGTGGATCCCTGAG GTAAGCATTGGCAGCCCTGAGAAGATGGAGCCCATCACAAAGGTGTCTCACATTCCCAGCAGTCGGTGGGCGCTTGTGTGCAGTCTCTGCAATGAGAAATTCGGGGCCTCCATACAG TGCTCTGTGAAGAACTGCCGGACAGCCTTCCATGTGACTTGTGCTTTTGACCGAGGCCTGGAGATGAAGACCATATTGGCAGAGAATGATGAAGTCAAATTCAAGTCCTACTGCCCAAAGCACAGCTCACATAGGAAACCTGAGGAGAACCTGGGTGAAGGAGCAGCCCAGGAGAATGGGGCCGCAGAGAGTTccccccagagccctctggaGTCCTTTGCTAGTCTAGAGAAGAATCAAGAGGAGGCTCACCGGGTGAGCGTTCGCAAGCAGAAGCTACAGCAGCTGGAGGATGAGTTCTACACCTTTGTCAACCTGCTGGATGTGGCCAGGGCCCTGCGACTGCCGGAGGAAGTGGTGGATTTCTTGTACCAGTACTGGAAGTTGAAGAGGAAGATCAACTTCAACAAGCCCCTCATCACCCCAAAGAAAGACGAAGAGGACAATCTAGCCAAGCGGGAGCAGGATGTCTTGTTTAGGAGGCTGCAGCTGTTCACGCACCTGCGGCAGGACCTGGAGAGG GTTCGGAACCTCACTTACATGGTGACCCGCAGGGAAAAGATTAAACGGTCTGTGTGCAAAGTCCAGGAACAGATTTTCACTCATTACACTAAGCTCTTGGAGCAAGAAAAAGTTTCAG GTGtgccttcttcctgctcctcactGGAGAACATGCTTTTGTTCAACAGTCCTTCTGTGGGCCCCAATGCTCCCAAGATAGAGGACTTGAAGTGGCATTCTGCATTCTTCAGGAAACAAATGGGTACTTCCTTGGTTCATTCACTGAAAAAGTCCCATAAGCGAGATGCATTGCAGAACAGTTCTGGGACTGAGGGCAAGACCCCGCTaaagcagccagggctctgtggtagaagggaggggctgggggtccCAGAAAGCTTAATGAGCTTTGAAAAGACTTTTGCAGAAGCACGTCTCATATCATCAGCACAACAGAGAAATGGTGTGGTGACTCCAGACCATGGGAAAAGAAGAGACAATCGTTTTCATTGTGATCTCATTAAAGGAGACTTAAAGGACAAATCTTTTAAACAGAATCACAAGCCTCTCAGGTCCACAGACACATcccagaggcatctggacaaCACAAGAGCTGCCACCTCCCCTGGAGTAGGGCAGTCAGCACCTGGCACCAGGAAGGAGAGTGTGCCCAAGTGCAATGGCTCCCTAGTCAAAGTGCCTACAACACCTGCCAGCCCAGTGAAAAGCTGGGGAGGATTCCGGATTCCAAAGAAGGGGGAGCGGCAACAGCAAGGAGAAGCCCATGATGGGGCCTGCCACCAGCACTCAGACTGCTCCCATCTGGGTATAAGCCGAGTTCCAGCCAAGGAGAAGGCGAAGAGCAGGTTAAGAACTGACAGTGAGAACGATGGGTACGCCCCTGATGGGGAAATGAGTGACTCAGAGAGCGAGGCATCGGAGAAGAAATGTATCCATGCCAGCAGCACCATCAGCAGGAGGACAGACATCATCAGGAGAAGCATCTTGGCCTCTTGA